The following proteins come from a genomic window of Campylobacter concisus:
- a CDS encoding ABC transporter ATP-binding protein gives MINIRGVSLVYNQNKQNEFCALKNINLDINDGELVILKGISGSGKSTLLSLIALLQKPTSGEILIDGTNIAKLPDAFCSELRHKRLGLVFQNFNLIDGLSVYENLLAPFALTNFKASVRDEMIKKALSLANIAHKKDENVSNLSGGERQRCAVARALSMDANIILADEPTANLDRDNARAFLGLLESFKALKKSVIVATHDSIFDELSATDRVVSLQNGEIV, from the coding sequence ATGATAAATATAAGAGGTGTTAGCCTAGTTTATAACCAAAACAAACAAAATGAGTTTTGTGCTTTAAAAAATATAAATTTAGATATTAATGACGGCGAGCTAGTAATACTAAAAGGCATTAGTGGAAGCGGTAAAAGCACCCTACTTTCTCTTATCGCCCTGCTTCAAAAGCCAACTAGTGGAGAAATTTTGATAGATGGTACTAACATCGCAAAGTTGCCTGACGCCTTTTGCTCTGAGCTTAGACACAAAAGACTTGGATTGGTTTTTCAAAATTTTAACCTTATTGATGGCTTGAGTGTATATGAAAATTTACTAGCTCCATTTGCTCTAACAAATTTTAAGGCAAGTGTGCGAGATGAGATGATAAAAAAGGCTCTAAGCCTCGCAAATATCGCTCATAAAAAAGATGAGAACGTATCAAATTTAAGTGGTGGCGAGCGTCAAAGATGTGCGGTAGCTAGGGCTTTATCTATGGATGCTAACATCATCTTGGCTGATGAGCCAACGGCAAATTTAGATAGAGATAATGCACGTGCATTTTTAGGCTTGCTAGAGTCTTTTAAAGCTCTAAAAAAGAGTGTTATTGTCGCTACTCACGATAGCATTTTTGATGAGCTAAGTGCAACAGATAGGGTTGTTAGCTTGCAAAACGGAGAGATAGTATGA